GAGGAAGAAAGGGCAAGACGACGATGTGGCACCGACATCGCACTACGGCGACCGATTTCAGCTTCCGCGTGTTCTGGTCCGCGACTGGGACGGCGACACGCTGATGCGTCGCCTGGCGGAGGTGGCCGCCGGTGCCTGATTCTCCCCTGCACATCGTCCAGGTCAGCACGCGCGACGTACTCGGCGGCGCGGAAAAGGTCGCTTTCGACCTGTTCACGGCCTATCGCGAGCGGGGTCACCAATCGAACCTCGTGGTGGGCTATCGCCGCACGAGTGATCCGGACATCTTCGAGATTCCGCACGAACTTTCGCGACGCCGCTGGTCGCGATTCTGGTGGCGGATGCACCGCCGCCTCCAGCCGCATTACGAACGCACTGCCTGGGCGCGGCGCTTGTGTCGCTGGACGCATGCCTTCGCCGAGCCGAAGGGCAGGAAGGACCGCGCCCGGGGATTCGAGGACTTCCACTATCCCGGCGCGCGCCACCTGCTCGAGCTGTTTCCGGAAGCGCCGGACGTGCTCCATCTGCACAACCTTCACGGAGGCTACTTCGATCTTCGGGCGCTGCCCTCGCTGTGCGAGCGCGTGCCGGTGATGCTCACGCTGCACGACGCCTGGTTGCTCAGCGGCCACTGTGCTCATTCGCTGGACTGCGAGCGATGGAAGACCGGCTGCGGAAACTGCCCGTATCCCGAGCTGTACCCGTCCGTGTGCTTTGACGAGACCGCGGCGAACTGGCAGCGGAAACGCGATATTCTGTCGGACTGCCACCTTTACGTTTCGACACCGTGTCACTGGCTGCGCGACCGCCTCGCGGAGTCCATTCTCACGCCGGCGATCGTCGAATCGCGCGTGATTCCCTATGGCGTGGATCTTTCGGTTTTCCGGCCGGGCGACCGCGAGCATGCCCGCGCGGCGCTTGAACTGCCGCAGGACGCGGCCGTCCTCGTCACCGCGGCGAGCGGCATCCGGCGTAACCCTTGGAAGGATTTCGCCATGCTCCGCGACGCGCTCATCCTGCTGGGCGAGCGGAACCTTCGCCGCCCGGTGTGTTGCGTGGCCCTCGGCGACGAGAGCCCGGCGGAGCAGTTTGGCCGCGTCGAGCTGCGTTTCGAGCCGTTTCGCCGGAACCCTGCTGACGTCGCCCGGTTCTACCAGGCGGCGGACGTGTACGTGCACCCCGCCCGGGCGGACACGTTTCCCAACGTAGTATTGGAATCCCTGGCCTGCGGCACGCCGGTCGTGGCCACCAACGTGGGCGGAATTCCCGAGCAGGTGCGGGCCCTGATCCTGCCGGGGACAGGTCAAGCGGGCATGTGCGGACCATCCCGGGCGACGGGCGTGCTCGTGCCCTCCGGCGACTCGGAAGCCATGTGCGAAGCGCTTGCCAAGCTGCTCGAAGATGAACCACTCCGCCGGGCACTCGCGGTGAATGCGGCCGAGGACGCAGCGCGGCGCTTTCCGCGGGATCGACAGGTTAACGCGTACCTTGAGTGGTACGAGGAGATTCTCCGATCGCGAGGTGTCGCGTCGGACCCGAACGGGCCGGGCAACGCCGGTGTTCAGCCGGTGCAACCTGCGACTTTCGCCGAGGCGCATACCTGATTCGTCTTCGCACCGAGCATCCCAACGCGTATGATCTTCGCGATGAGCGACGTTCAAGCCGAGTTTCATAATGCGCTCCGCGAAGCACTGGCGAAGTGGAATCTGTCGCTGACGCCCGCGCAGTTCGACCTGCTGGCGGCGCACTACGCGGCGATGGTGGAATACAACCAGCGTGTAAATCTCACGCGCATTACCGATCCCGCGGAGGCGGCCGTGAAGCACTACGCGGATTCGCTGAGTGTGCTGCATTGGGTCGAGCAGGCCGGCGTCGGCGCGCGAAATCTGCTGGACATCGGCACGGGCGCCGGTTTTCCGGCGATTCCCCTGGCGATTGCGGGGCCGGATTGGAGCGTGGTGGCGCTCGAGGCGACCGGGAAGAAAGTGTCGTTCCTTATCGACTTCGCCCGCGAGGCGAAGCTGACGAATCTTCACGTCGAGCATGCGCATTCGGCACACTGGAAAACGCGGCGGCGGTTCGACCTGGTCACTTTGAAGGCGGTCGGATCGCTGCGCGAGTGTTTCGAGCAGGCAGGACGGTTTCTCTGCGAGCGGGGGCATGTGGTCGTGTTCAAGACGGCGGGGATCTCGGCGGATGAAACGGCCGAGGCCGAGGCGTTCGCGGGCGAGAGTGGATTGACGGTTCTCCAGCCTTTTGTGTACGAACTGGAGTACCAGTTGGAAACGCTGCAACGGTTGTTGTGCGTGGCCCGGAAGGCTTGAATCCAGCGGCGCGTGGGCACGTTTCCGGAGCTTGTGCGGCTGTGGCTGGCGTTGAAGGTCGTTGACGAACCAGATCGTTACCATCGTACCATGTCCATCTGACGGGGTGCCTGGGGACCGGCGGATTCGGGCTCCGGACGATGAGCCTCTCCATAGGTAATAACGCGCAGGGGCGCGCGCTCGGCGCGGCGGATAAAGTGAGCGCCCCGTTAACGGGCGCTCGATTTAGTTGAGCGTTCGATTGAAAATGTCAGTGTAAACGTCCAATATGCTTTTATGCTTCTATTCGTTGTTGGTGCAAGGTGGCGGGGATTGTATCGAAGAAGGGCGCTGGGGGCGTGAATTCCAAGAAGGTCAACATGACCGCGAGGCGCGGGGTGAGGCGCGCGTCGGCCGGATTCATGTGTGAACCAAGGCGAGGAGAAATTGGATCGCCGCAAGTGTCAGGCCGAGCCAACGTCGGTAGTCGCGATGTTTGTACACGAAGCCCAGCCCCAGCAAGCACACGGCGATCGCGATCGGCGTGAGCGGAGCGCTGTTTATCGTTGAGGCGAGCCACGTCACCGGGGCGTTGCGTGCGATGGCATTCCGTACGGCGCTGGCAGCGCAGAGCCGGACCATTTGCAGGAGAACAGATAACACTAGCAGGCTGATGCCCATCAATCGCGATCCTCCGAGGCGCCGGCGTCACGTGAATTTA
This region of Phycisphaerae bacterium genomic DNA includes:
- a CDS encoding glycosyltransferase, producing MPDSPLHIVQVSTRDVLGGAEKVAFDLFTAYRERGHQSNLVVGYRRTSDPDIFEIPHELSRRRWSRFWWRMHRRLQPHYERTAWARRLCRWTHAFAEPKGRKDRARGFEDFHYPGARHLLELFPEAPDVLHLHNLHGGYFDLRALPSLCERVPVMLTLHDAWLLSGHCAHSLDCERWKTGCGNCPYPELYPSVCFDETAANWQRKRDILSDCHLYVSTPCHWLRDRLAESILTPAIVESRVIPYGVDLSVFRPGDREHARAALELPQDAAVLVTAASGIRRNPWKDFAMLRDALILLGERNLRRPVCCVALGDESPAEQFGRVELRFEPFRRNPADVARFYQAADVYVHPARADTFPNVVLESLACGTPVVATNVGGIPEQVRALILPGTGQAGMCGPSRATGVLVPSGDSEAMCEALAKLLEDEPLRRALAVNAAEDAARRFPRDRQVNAYLEWYEEILRSRGVASDPNGPGNAGVQPVQPATFAEAHT
- the rsmG gene encoding 16S rRNA (guanine(527)-N(7))-methyltransferase RsmG, coding for MSDVQAEFHNALREALAKWNLSLTPAQFDLLAAHYAAMVEYNQRVNLTRITDPAEAAVKHYADSLSVLHWVEQAGVGARNLLDIGTGAGFPAIPLAIAGPDWSVVALEATGKKVSFLIDFAREAKLTNLHVEHAHSAHWKTRRRFDLVTLKAVGSLRECFEQAGRFLCERGHVVVFKTAGISADETAEAEAFAGESGLTVLQPFVYELEYQLETLQRLLCVARKA